One window of Flavobacterium ammonificans genomic DNA carries:
- a CDS encoding glycoside hydrolase family 10 protein: MMNLKSLTILFAFLFSTGNAVAQAKIMYPKNEFRAVWIATVANIDWPKNSTDPVEKQKSDFVEILDTYKKLRYNAVIVQIRSNGDAFYPTDLAPWSRNLTGKEGKAPSPYYDTLEWMIHEAHHRGFEFHAWLNPYRATSSANLEIVSKKHDLIQHPEWMIKYAGKYYYNPGLPEVQNHLTRVVEEVVKKYDIDAIHFDDYFYPYTVDSEKFNDTDSFNKYSNGLELADWRRNNVNVFVQQIATSIKKIKPWVQFGISPFGVWRNQSVDPRGSDTQAGQTNYDDLFADPLHWMENNWIDYILPQLYWSFNHPKASYSKLLKWWSENSKNTAIYIGNGSYKIKSDSDKSWDSPFEIPNQIDYSRSFNNVQGNAFFSAKWFLNKNQEVTQLLAENQYKYQAIPAAVPNFKKLVFDVPRVTSVIKDKNELVISLQPTRNPMRYVVFYGTDANAELDSDDPSQIVDKFLVQKNNNRLAIRVPIALLENKSKFALSFIDLYGNESKEILTQLPQTVVKPN; this comes from the coding sequence ATGATGAATTTAAAGTCCCTTACTATCTTATTTGCCTTCCTTTTTTCAACGGGAAATGCTGTAGCTCAGGCTAAAATTATGTATCCCAAGAACGAATTTAGAGCCGTTTGGATTGCTACTGTGGCTAACATCGATTGGCCTAAAAATAGTACTGACCCAGTAGAGAAGCAAAAAAGTGATTTTGTTGAAATTTTAGATACTTACAAAAAGTTACGCTACAATGCTGTAATAGTGCAAATACGAAGTAATGGTGATGCATTTTATCCAACTGATTTAGCACCTTGGTCACGAAATCTAACTGGAAAAGAAGGAAAAGCACCTTCGCCTTATTACGATACATTAGAGTGGATGATTCATGAAGCACACCACCGCGGATTTGAATTTCATGCTTGGCTAAATCCATATCGTGCCACTTCAAGTGCCAATTTAGAAATCGTAAGCAAAAAACACGACCTGATTCAACATCCTGAATGGATGATTAAGTATGCTGGTAAATACTATTACAATCCTGGTTTGCCAGAAGTTCAAAACCATTTGACTAGAGTGGTTGAAGAAGTAGTCAAAAAATACGATATCGATGCGATACACTTTGATGATTATTTTTACCCATATACTGTTGATAGTGAAAAATTCAATGATACGGATTCGTTTAATAAATACTCTAATGGATTAGAATTAGCCGATTGGAGACGTAATAATGTGAATGTTTTTGTTCAACAAATTGCAACCAGTATCAAAAAAATTAAGCCGTGGGTGCAATTTGGCATAAGCCCTTTTGGAGTCTGGAGAAATCAATCTGTAGATCCAAGAGGTTCAGATACACAAGCGGGTCAAACTAATTATGATGATCTATTTGCAGATCCATTACATTGGATGGAAAATAATTGGATTGACTATATCTTACCTCAATTGTACTGGAGTTTCAATCATCCAAAAGCCTCGTACAGTAAATTACTGAAATGGTGGTCCGAAAACTCAAAAAACACAGCCATTTACATTGGAAATGGATCTTATAAAATTAAATCGGATTCGGATAAAAGTTGGGATTCTCCTTTTGAAATCCCAAATCAAATCGATTATTCTCGTAGTTTTAATAATGTACAAGGCAATGCTTTTTTTAGCGCCAAATGGTTCCTCAATAAAAATCAGGAAGTAACGCAGTTACTGGCCGAAAATCAATACAAATACCAGGCTATACCTGCAGCTGTTCCCAATTTTAAAAAATTAGTTTTTGATGTTCCTAGAGTAACTAGTGTCATAAAAGATAAAAATGAATTGGTCATTTCTTTACAACCTACTCGAAATCCTATGCGCTATGTTGTTTTTTATGGAACTGATGCTAATGCAGAGCTAGACAGCGATGACCCAAGTCAGATAGTCGATAAATTCTTGGTACAAAAAAACAACAATCGATTAGCTATTCGTGTGCCAATTGCCTTATTAGAAAACAAGTCTAAATTTGCTTTATCATTCATTGACTTGTATGGTAACGAAAGTAAAGAAATCCTAACACAACTGCCACAAACAGTCGTAAAACCTAATTAA